A segment of the Acidobacteriota bacterium genome:
TCGTCGATTCCGTGGCGGGCCAAGCGGCGGCCGGAGCCGCCAAATGAAGGGTGGATTCAACCTGTCGCGCTGGGCGCTCGAACACATCCCCCTGACCCGCTACCTGATCGTCGCCCTGCTGATCGGCGGCATCATGAGTTATTCCCGTCTCGGCCAGGACGAGGATCCGCCGTTTACGTTCCGCGCGATGGTGGTGCGCGCCATGTGGCCGGGCGCAACCGCCTTGCAGATGGCCGACCAGGTGACCGA
Coding sequences within it:
- a CDS encoding efflux RND transporter permease subunit: MKGGFNLSRWALEHIPLTRYLIVALLIGGIMSYSRLGQDEDPPFTFRAMVVRAMWPGATALQMADQVT